In Juglans regia cultivar Chandler chromosome 13, Walnut 2.0, whole genome shotgun sequence, the following proteins share a genomic window:
- the LOC108979956 gene encoding stemmadenine O-acetyltransferase-like: protein MATLRVEVISKEIVKPSSPTPDHLHHYQLSFNDQMAPPVYNPLVLFYVSVEGTKFNVVDISNCLKKSLSEVLTLYYPLSGRTKDNSFIDCNDEGIPYLVARVKCNISDVIQNPVPGELNKLVPFELDAVTDISFGVQLNVFDCGGIAVGACISHKIADALSFFVFINTWAATASGDTDIVSPKFVAASLFPPKKIPGVFPVGVGITKDNIITNRYVFDASMIESLREKYSDSNDFEDQKLPSRVEALSAFIWSRFVAVTKDESEPQKLYAVNHAVNLRPRFDPPQPQSSFGNLFSLAITVPSLEAGEAAGPGLVRQMRAQISKVDKDHVKEFQGGSQQWDSMRDRAAMFMKGEMVTFSFTSLCRLPLYEADFGWGKPIWVGSPALNFKNLVFFIDTPSGDGIEVYVSLKKDEMAKFERDEEFLTFVSQT, encoded by the coding sequence ATGGCCACCTTGAGAGTTGAAGTAATCTCCAAAGAAATCGTCAAACCTTCTTCTCCAACCCCAGATCACCTCCACCATTACCAACTCTCCTTCAATGATCAAATGGCTCCCCCAGTTTATAATCCTTTGGTTCTCTTCTATGTCTCGGTTGAGGGCACCAAATTCAACGTCGTTGACATATCCAACTGCCTTAAGAAATCCCTCTCCGAGGTCTTAACCCTTTACTACCCACTCTCCGGACGCACCAAAGACAACAGTTTCATCGACTGCAACGACGAGGGCATTCCTTACCTTGTAGCTCGAGTCAAGTGCAATATTTCTGATGTTATTCAGAACCCAGTACCTGGAGAACTCAACAAGTTAGTCCCTTTTGAACTCGACGCTGTCACTGATATCTCCTTTGGCGTCCAACTCAACGTGTTTGATTGCGGTGGGATCGCCGTTGGAGCATGCATCTCTCATAAGATTGCAGATGCGTTGTCGTTCTTCGTGTTCATCAATACCTGGGCAGCCACTGCTTCCGGAGACACAGATATAGTTTCTCCGAAATTTGTAGCCGCCTCGCTTTTCCCACCAAAGAAAATACCTGGGGTTTTTCCCGTCGGAGTTGGGATCACAAAGGATAATATCATAACCAATAGGTATGTGTTCGATGCCTCGATGATTGAATCTCTTAGAGAAAAATACTCTGACAGCAACGACTTTGAGGATCAGAAACTGCCATCGCGCGTCGAGGCTTTGTCGGCTTTCATTTGGAGCCGATTCGTCGCCGTCACCAAGGATGAATCCGAACCGCAAAAGCTGTACGCAGTGAATCATGCAGTGAACCTGCGCCCGAGATTCGACCCTCCACAACCACAATCTTCCTTCGGCAATCTTTTCTCCCTTGCCATTACAGTTCCGTCATTGGAGGCAGGGGAAGCGGCCGGTCCTGGTCTCGTGCGCCAGATGAGAGCTCAAATAAGCAAAGTTGACAAAGATCACGTGAAGGAATTCCAAGGAGGAAGCCAGCAATGGGATTCCATGAGGGACCGTGCTGCAATGTTCATGAAGGGAGAGATGGTTACGTTCAGTTTCACAAGTTTGTGCAGGTTACCTCTGTACGAAGCTGACTTTGGTTGGGGAAAGCCTATTTGGGTTGGGTCGCCTGCTCTGAATTTCAAGAACTTGGTTTTCTTCATAGATACCCCATCGGGCGATGGAATAGAAGTATACGTTAGCTTGAAGAAGGATGAGATGGCTAAATTCGAGAGGGACGAGGAGTTCCTAACTTTCGTTTCTCAAACTTGA